A stretch of DNA from Alicyclobacillus acidocaldarius subsp. acidocaldarius Tc-4-1:
TCACATCGGGATTGTCGCGTTCACGAAGCCAATAATACGGGTCCATTCGGCGGTCTCCGTGAATTTCGAGCACTTTCGGAATCGCTTTTGCCTTCGGCGCTTCCATGAGGTCACTCCTTCGCGGCGTTGATGGCGGTTTCAACGCGATTTCAAGGCTTCACAAGTATCATACCATGCGGCGTTTGCTGGCGCCTGTCGCTGGCGCACATGGGGGTGGGTGGCTTGCGCAAGCTGTTTCCCTATCTGCGGCCGTACCGGCTGCGCATTGTTCTCATCGTGACGTTTATCTTCCTGCAGGTGCTCGGAAACCTGTATTTGCCGACGCTCATGTCCGAAATTGTCGACAACGGTGTCTTGAAAGGCAACCTGGCGTACATCGTCCGCATGGGCGGGTTCATGCTCGGGGTCTCCATCGTCGCGGTGGGCTTCTCCATCACGGCGAGCTACCTGTCCTCGCAGACGGCGGCGAGCTTCGGCAAGCACCTCCGGCGGGACCTGTTTGCGCACGTGCAGACGTTTTCACTGGAGGAGATCGACCGGTTTTCGACGGCGTCGCTCATCACCCGGACGACGAACGACATCACCCAAGTGCAGCAGCTCGTCAACATGATGCTGCGCATGATGATCATGGCGCCGCTCAACTGCATCGGCGGCGTGCTCATGGCTGTCTACACGGATGCCAGGCTCTCCGTCGTGGTCTGGATGATGCTCCCAGTGCTCGCGGGCGTCATTGTGCTCGTGTTTGGACGGGCGAGCCGGCTGTTCCGCCTCATGCAGGGAAAGATTGATGTGCTGAATCGCGTGTTGCGCGAGAACCTGACCGGTATTCGCGTCATCCGGTCGTTCAACCAGGTTGCGCGCGAGGCGGCGCGGTTCGATCGCGCCAACGCCGATCTCACGGGCACAACCACGCGCGTGCAAAAGATCATGGCTGCCTTGTCGCCGGCGCTTATGCTCGTCATCAACCTGGCCGTGATCGCCATCCTCTGGTTTGGCGGTGTGCGCGTGGCGAGCGGAAAGATGGAAATTGGCTCGCTGATGGCGTTCATCCAGTATGTGACGCAGCTGTTGTTCGCCATCATGATGGTGTCCATGATGTTCTTCATGATCCCGCGCGCAAATGCGTCTGCCAACCGCATCTGGGAGGTCCTGTCGAGCGAGACGCGCATTCGCAATCCGGAATCGCCAAGGTCGGAACCTCAGGCCGCAGGGCTGGTCGAGTTTCGGGGCGTGACGTTCCGGTATCCCGGCGCGGAGGCGCCTGCGCTGTCGGACATTTCGTTCGTCGCAAGGCCGGGTGAGGTGACGGCCATCATCGGCGGGACGGGATCGGGCAAGTCGACGCTCGTGAGCCTCATCCCTCGCTTCTACGACGTGGAGTCCGGGTGCGTGCTCGTGGGCGGGATCGACGTGCGCGCGTGGGACCAGGAGGCGCTGCGCGCGCAGATTGGCTATGTGCCACAGAAATCCGTCCTGTTTAGCGGCACCATCGCGGACAACATCCGGGTGGGCCGCGAGGACGCGACGGACGAAGAGGTGCGCGAAGCGGCCCGCATCGCGCAGGCGCTCGAGTTCATCGAGCAGATGCCAAACGGCTTCGACGCGGTGGTGGAGCAGGGCGGGAGGAATCTTTCGGGCGGTCAGAAGCAGCGCCTTTGCATCGCCCGGGCACTTGTGCGCCGAGCACCCATTTACATCTTCGACGACAGCTTCTCGGCGCTCGACTTTCGGACCGACGCGCGCCTCCG
This window harbors:
- a CDS encoding ABC transporter ATP-binding protein is translated as MRKLFPYLRPYRLRIVLIVTFIFLQVLGNLYLPTLMSEIVDNGVLKGNLAYIVRMGGFMLGVSIVAVGFSITASYLSSQTAASFGKHLRRDLFAHVQTFSLEEIDRFSTASLITRTTNDITQVQQLVNMMLRMMIMAPLNCIGGVLMAVYTDARLSVVVWMMLPVLAGVIVLVFGRASRLFRLMQGKIDVLNRVLRENLTGIRVIRSFNQVAREAARFDRANADLTGTTTRVQKIMAALSPALMLVINLAVIAILWFGGVRVASGKMEIGSLMAFIQYVTQLLFAIMMVSMMFFMIPRANASANRIWEVLSSETRIRNPESPRSEPQAAGLVEFRGVTFRYPGAEAPALSDISFVARPGEVTAIIGGTGSGKSTLVSLIPRFYDVESGCVLVGGIDVRAWDQEALRAQIGYVPQKSVLFSGTIADNIRVGREDATDEEVREAARIAQALEFIEQMPNGFDAVVEQGGRNLSGGQKQRLCIARALVRRAPIYIFDDSFSALDFRTDARLRQALREAVSAATVIIVAQRVNTIRDANQIVVLDEGRVAGIGTHEELLANCQVYREIVRSQLGEEVTA